Within Burkholderia cepacia GG4, the genomic segment TAGTGCTGACCCGGGCCGTCACCGGAATCGCCGTCGGCATCGGCGCAGTTCAATTCGACGCCATTGCCGGCCGGGTCGGTGAAAAACAGCTGCAACTGACTCGTGAGCGGAACGTACCGGCGCGTGTACCGGACCTGAGCATCGGCCAGACGCCGTTCGACGTCCGCGGCGTTCGCGCATGAAAACGCCACATGGTCGAACGTATTGACGACGTGCGCCGGCCGCACCTCGCCCGGCCGCGCTTCCGACAGATGGAGAATCGCTTGCGCTCCTGCGTAGAGCCAGTAGCCGGCGCTCTGAAACGGCGGCCGAAAGCCAAGCTCGAGGCCCACGACGTTCACGTAGAAATCGCGCAGCGTATCGAGCGTCGATCGATCCGCGCGCAGGTTGTAATGATTGAGTCCGATCACTGGCATGGCAGATTGTCCGGTTCGTGCAAGGTGAGTACAGCATCGCGCAGCGTGAGGCGTTCTGTCACCCCCGAATGCCTTTGATCCCCACAGACGGGCGCGCCAGCCCGCGCGCCGGCAGCGGCGTCGACATCACGATCGACGTGCGCGTTTCGCCGTACAGGTTGATGCGCTCGATCAACCGTTCGAGGTGCGTCATGCTGACGGCGACGAGCCGCATCACGTAGGAATCCGCGCCGGTCACGTGATGGCACTCGACGACTTCCGGAATCGTCTCCAGCAGCTTCAGGAATTTCGCCTTCGCCGGCTGCGGCACCGTGATGCCGATCAGCGCGCTCACCGGGTAGCCGGCCGCGGCCGGATTGACCCGCGCGGTGTAACCGTCGATCACGCCGGCTGATTCGAGGCGTTTCACGCGTTCCGTCACCGCCGGCACCGACAGGTGAACTTGGCGGGCCAGCTCCGTGTAGCTGACGCGGCCGTTGGCCTGCAGCAGCGCGAGTATCTTCCAGTCGAGTTCGTCCATCGCGGTAGGTTTTTTAAGGTGGAGCCGCCATTTTTCCTTAAAAACCGCCTTCATCGGCGATCGGACTTTCCCTACGATTCGGATGCATGTCATTACATGTCGCAAGGAGCCGGCCATGCTGTTCATCAAGTCCGTCATGATGGGATTGTCGATCGCGGTGCCGGTCGGCCCGATCGGCATGCTGTGCATCCAGCGCAGCCTGAGCCGCGGCTTTCAAGCGGGGTTCGCCACGGGGATCGGCGCGGCATGCGCCGACGCGATCTACGGGCTGCTCGGCGCGCTGGGCGTCGCCGGCATCGTCACCGCGTTCCCGATGCTGACGGTCGCGCTGAAAATAGGCGGCGGCGCGTTCCTCGTGTGGCTGGCCTGGACCATCGCGCGGCAGGCGCCGGCCGGGTCCGCGGCGCCGCGCGACTTGCCGCGCACGACCGTGCTGCGCGATTTCCTGACGACGTTCGGCCTCACGCTGTCGAACCCGATGACGATCCTGTCGTTCGTCGGGATTTTCGCGGCCCTCGGCCCGCTGGCGGGCACGGGGGAAGGCGCGATGGGGCCGACCATCGCGCTGATGGTCGCCGGCGTGTTCCTGGGCTCCGCGACGTGGTGGCTGTGCCTCAGCAGCGCGACCGCCGCGTTGCGCACGAACATGTCGCTGACGTTCATGCACCGGCTGTCGCGCGTGTCGGCCGTCGTCATCGCGCTGTTCGGCGCGATCCAGTTGATCGCGGGCGTGCGCGGCGTCGTCTGGTCCTGACGCGAACCGCAGCGAGCGAACGCGTTCGCTCGCGCACGACGACGGCATCCGGTACCCGCAACCGTGTCCGCATCGACGCGCGCAACCGCGGGCGTCGATGAACCGGCCGCCCCGGTCAGAACGTATAGCTGACCTTGCCGAACGCGGTGCGGCCGAGCGTGTTGTAGCCGTAGGCGGTCATGTACTGACGGTCGAACAGGTTCGACAGCGTCGCCGACACGGTCAGGTGCGCGTTGACCCGGTACGACGCGCGCAGGTTCACGGTCAGGTACGACGGCAGATACGTCGTATTGGCCGGGTCGTCGAACGTCGTGCCGCCGTAGTTCAGCGACGCGCCCGTGCTCAGTGCGTGCAGCTGGAATTCGTCCCACGTGTGGTCGACGTTGACGCTGACCGTCTGGCGCGGCCGGCGGCTGAGCCAGCTGTCGTTGGTTTCGTCCTGCGGATTCAGGAACCCGATCGCGACGCTCACCGGCGTATAGCGACCGATTGTGCCCTTGTACGACAGGTCGATCCCCTGGATATGCGCGCGGCCGATGTTCATCGGCGAGAACGTCGCGGGGTTGTACGCGATCAGGTTGTTGACGCGCGTGTCGTAGACCGCGGCGCTGAACGTGCCGTACGCGGTGTTCGCGTCGAGCGCGGCCTCGACCGAATCGCTGCGTTCGGGGTTGAGGTTCGGATTGCCGTAGCCCGGGTAGTACAGGTCGTTGAACGACGGCAGGCGGAACGCATTGCCGTACGACACGCGCGCCGTGTACACCGGCGTAATCGCCCATGCCAGCGCCGCGTTGCCGGTGTTCACGGCCGTCCCGGCGATGATCTCGTGCCGGCCGGCGACGAACATCGTCACGCTGCCGAGCGTCGCCGATTGATGCAGCGAGAACGCGGAATCGTTGCGCGTGGGCACGCCGCTCGGCGCGTCGACCGGCAGGAATGCCTGTTCGCGCGTGAAGTCGTACGCGACCTTCGTCTCGCCCGACAGCGGCAGGCCGAACAGGTGGAAGCCGTGCTCCTGATGGGTCAGCGAAGTCGACGTGCTGATGCGCTGCGAGTTGATCTGGTCGGTCGGGATGGTCGGGTCGCTCGCATACAGGAACTGGCGGTCGTTCGCATAACCGAACGACTGGTCGAACTGCGTGTCGGGTGTGATGTCGAGATGGAACGCGATGCCGGTCGTCAGTTGATGATCGAGCTCGCGGTTCGCGAAGCCGGCGTTGTCATAGGACAGGTCGGACCGGTGATACAGCGCGAACGTCGAGATCGACCAGTTGTCGCGCGCGTAGCCGAGGCGCGCATCGAGGTCCTGCGCGTGATACGGATTGCGGCCGTCCTCGTGGTACGGCAACACGGGGCGCGTCGCGTCGATGCCGGCCGTGTTGTAGTCGTGCAGGCCGAGCGCATAGGTGAGGCCGCCGAGCGCGGCGAGCGGCCCCGTCGACGGCACGGTGCCCGACGTGCGCAGCTGCGTGTCAAAGGTCTTGTTCGAGCCGCCGCCGAACGACACGGTGGTCTGGTTCGGCTGGTTGGCGGCGCGGCGCGTGAACAGTTGCACGACGCCGCCCATCGCGTTCGCGCCGAACGACGCGGCGGCCGGCCCCGAAATCACCTCGACGCGCTCGAACGCGTCGGTCGGCAGGTTGGCCCACGGCGCGATGCCGGTGGTCGGCGAGCCGATCCGGATCCCGTCGACGAACACCGCGACCTGGCTGGACGACGAGCCGCGGATGCTGACCGACGCGGACGAGCCGGGGCCGCCGGTCTGCGAGACGGTGACGCCCGGCAGCGTCGCGAGCGCCTGCGTGATGCTCGGGTCGCTCGGCGACAGCCGGTCGAGATCGGCGCGCGTGAGCACCTGCGTGGTCGCATAGCGCTGGTCGAACGATTCGGGCAGGTGTCGCGTGTCGGTCACGCTGATCGTCGGCAGGTCGGTGCCGTCCGCAGGCTGCGACGACGGCGTGAGCGCCGGGTCGCCGGCCGCATGGGCGATCGGGGAGAGCAGGGCCGTGGCGGCGGACGTGGCGAGAAGGTGGCGAAGGTTCATGAGGCAGCTAGGGTGAGCGTGTTGCAGGTACGGCGACGGTAAGCGGGGGGCGGGCGGTGCCGCCTGGTTCGGGTTGGTCTATCGCGAGACCGGACAGCGTGGACGGTTGTCGCGGGTTTCGACTGGGCACCAGCCGGACGAGACGATCGACACGGCACGGCGTAAGTGCGCGGATACGCAGCCGACTCTGGCGGCGCGGCGGCGCGACGCTTCCGGCGTGGCAGCGGAGGCGGAAAGGATGGACATCGGAAAGGTCCTGAGGTCGGGCCGTCCATGCAACGGGGCGACCGCCAACGGCGGTGCTTGGCGCATCGGGACACCCCGCCCGGTGCGGCTGCTTGGACCTCGGGTCGATGGCAGGTCTCCTGGCTCGCGGGTCATCATCCGCGCCGGCCTTCCCGGTTTCCCAGTGGCGTGCGGTGGCGCGGATTCGCCGCTTACAGTTGCGGGGGCAGCCGCAGATTCGAGGCGCTGCCTCTCCTGCGTTCCCTTTTGATCCCCTTCCGGGGAACCATCAGCGCGCAAGCCTAATGGCGAGCGCTCCGGCGCGTCAATCGCCGGGGCGAGCGGAGATGCAAAAAAACGTCATTGTTCGACGAATTATTTCAAAATTGTTTCGATTCGGGCATGCGAGCGCCGTTTTCAGTCTGACGAAACGCGCTGTCGGCGGTGCTGCAAGCGCGCCTGAACCGGCTCGGCGCCATGCCCGTCCACCGCAGGAATGCACGCCGAAATGCTTCCTCGCCACCGAAGCCGAGATGCGCGGCAATCCGCGCGACCGGCCAGTCCGACTCGTGCAGGCAGCGCCGCGCGACGTCGGTGAGACACTGCTCGCGCAACGCGTGATAGCCGCTGCCTTCGGCCGCCAGCCGCCGCCGCAACGTCGCCTCGCTGACGCCGAGCCACGCCGCCAGGGCCGCGAGCGTCGGCAGCGTCTGCTCGCGCGCGAGCGCCGCGTCCAGAAATCCGCGCACCTGCTGCGCCCATGACACGACGGCCGGCGCCGCATCGATCAGACGAAACGGAAAATCGACCAGGAACGCGTCGAGCTCGCCCGGCTGCCGGATCACGCGGGCATCGAGCCGCGCCGCGTCGAACGCGAAGCCGTAGGTCTTGCGGCCGACGGCGACCGGTGCGTTGAACAGCCCGAGCAGCGGCATCGCGTCGTCGCGGCACGGATGGCCGAGCCAGACTTCGTCCGGCCGCAGCGGCTGCCCGATCAGCCAGCCGAACAGCTGCAGATAGCAGAACAGCCCCGTCAAGTCGACGAGGCACGCGGCCGGGCTGCGCGTGCGGCGCAGCGAATCCATCCGGAACGTCGCGCGTCCGTCACGCACCGCGAGCGACAGCACGCCTGCGCGCGGCATCAGCATCTCGCAGAACTCGGCCGCGCAGCGGATCGCGTCGGCGAGCGTCGCGCAACTGAGCAGGCAGCGGCACAGCAGGTCGACTTCCTGCTTGCGCATCGGCGGATGGCCGTTGCCGCGCGCGACCTGTGCTTCGAGCCGCTCGATCGCGTCGCGATACAGCGCGACGAAGCCGCCGGGCGTCGTCGTCGCAGCAGCAACGGCAGGCGGCGCAGGCGGTTGCGCCGGCGGCGCGCCGCTGCGCGTCAGCTCGTCGAGCAGGCGTGCGCCGAGACCCGGCAGCACGCGGCCGCGTGCCGGTAATGCGCGCTGTTTCATGTCTCTCCCGATTTGATCGTTGCGACAGGGGCCGGTGAGCGGCCCGATAGGGGTTCGCCGGGCACCGCCACGCAAGAATGCTATCCACGCCGGCCGCTTTCGGCCTCGCCGGAACGGCGTAGGCGGCCGGCGTTGCATTCCGCCACGAACCCTCCGGGACGACCCGCGCATGATCCAGATCGTAGATGAAATCACCCTCGCGCCCGAGCGCATTCCCGACGTGCTGGCACTGCTGCGCGACCGCTATTTGCCGGGCCACGCGGCGCGCGGACTGACGGCCGCCGGCCGCTGGGTGTCGCCGCCCATCGCGGTGCCGGGGCAGCCGAGCACGCTGTGGCTGACGTGGCAGGTCGCCGATGCGCCGTCGTACTACCGGATGCGCGCGCTGACCGATGGCGACGTCGTCGCGTTCTGGATGGCCGTCGACGCGCTGTGCGACGCCCGTCGCCGCCACGTGATGACGGATGCCGACGCGCCGCTGCCCGCGCTGACGGAGGTCGACCATGCGGCATGACACGGCCCAGGTATTCGTTTCGGCTAGCGCCGATGCCGGTGCGATCGAACGTGCATTGCGCGACGCCGCACACACGCTGCCCGGCGCGACCCGCGTCGCGCTCGCGCGCAATCTGGACGGTTGCTGGGGCGCGGGCGACTACACGCTCGACGTGCTGCGCGACGAACGCGCGACCGATGACGAGACGGATTTCAACATGCTGGCCCGCCTGCCTGGCGTCGTGCGGATCGACGGCGCCGCGTGCCGCGCGATCGGCGGCGGCCTGCGCGAACCGGCGCTGCGCGACGGCGTATGGCGCACGCTGATGCTGCGCGTACGGCCGGCGGCCAACGAGGCTCAGGTGCGCGACCTCGAGCGCGAGTTGCTGCGCATGCCGGCGTTCATGCCCGGCATCCGCAACTGGCGGCTGAGCCGGATCGCGACGCCGGGCGCGTGGACCCACGTATGGCAACAGGAATTCGCGCGCGTCGACGATCTGCTCGGCGAATACCTGCTGCATCCGTATCACTGGGGCTGGGTCGACCGCCGGTTCGACGCCGAAAGCCCCGACTGGACGGTGGATGCGATCTCGCACGCGTTCTGTCCGCTCGCGTCGAGCCTGCTGGCCGACACGGCGGCGTGACACGCGGCGCGCATGCAATCCGCCGCAATGCAAACGACAACACTGGAGACATCATCATGCGAGCCCTGCTGATCGACCGCGTCGGGCATTCCGACGCACTGCGACTGGCCGACGTTCCCGCCCCGAAGCCGGGCCACGGCGACGTGCTGATCCGCGTTGCATACGCGGGCGTCAATCCCGCCGACTGGAAATGCCGCGAAGGCTATCTCGGCGCGTTCATGCAGATCACGTTTCCGTTCGTGATCGGCTTCGACGCGGCCGGTGTGGTCGAGGCGGTCGGCGACGGCGTCGAAGGCTTCGCGCCCGGGATGCGCGTGTTTGCGCAGACCGACGTCGGTGCGGGGCGCTGGGGCGCGTATGCGGAATACGTCGCGGTGCGCCACGACTCGGTCGTGCGCCTGCCCGACGCGGTCGGCTTCGCGGAAGCGGCGGCCACGCCGACGCCCGCGCTGGCCGCGTGGGCCGGCCTGTTCGACGACGGCGGGCTGCGTGCGGGGCAGACCGTACTCGTGCATGGCGGCGCGGGCGCGGTCGGCACGTTCGCGATCCAGCTTGCCGCACAGGCCGGCGCGCGCGTCGCGGCGACCTGCTCGGCCCGCAACCGCGCGACCGTCGAATCGCTCGGCGCGGCGGCGAGCATCGACTATCGCGCGCAGGACATCGCGGCGGCCGTGCGGGCGTGGGCGCCCGGCGGCGTCGACGTCGTGCTCGACGCGGTCGGCGGCGACACGCTGCCCGCCGCCCTCGACCTGCTCGCACCGGGCGGCACGCTCGTGAACGTCATGACGCTCGCGGCCGGCGAGGCGGAGCGGCTGGCCTCGACGGCGGCCGAAGCCGCGCGGCGCGGCCTGCGCACCGCGATGACCTACAGCCGGATGCCGAGCGGCGCCACGCTCGCATCGATCGCCGAACGGCTCGGCCGGCGCGCGTTGCGCGTGCCGCGCTTCGACAGTTTCCCGCTCGAACAGGCGGCGCGCGCACTCGACCTCGTTCAAACGGGCGACGCGAAAACCAAGTTCGTGCTGCACGTTGCGGATATCGCGGGTTGAAGCCGCACGAACTGCACCGACCCCATCACTCACCGGAGACATCATGACCGACACCCGAACCGCGACGCTCGCGGGCAAATGCGCGCTCGTGACGGGCGCGAGCCGCGGCATCGGCCGCGCGATCGCGCAGCGCCTCGCGTCCGAAGGCGCGACCGTCGTCGTGACGGCGCGCAGCCTCACGCAATCGGCGACGACCGCCGGCACGCTCGCCGAAACCGTCGCGCTGATCGAACAGGCCGGCGGCCGCGCGATCGCACTGGCGGCCGACCTGTCGAACCCTGCCGAGCGCGATGCGCTCGTCGCGCGCGCGGCCCAGGCGGCCGGCGGCCTCGACATCCTCGTGAACAACGCGGGCGTGGCCGATTACGCATGCGTCGACGCGATGCCGATGGCGATGTTCGACACGACGATCGAGCACTATCTGCGCATTCCGTTCGCACTGACCCAGGCCGCGATTCCGCTGATGCGCGCGCGCGGCGCCGGCTGGATCGTCAACGTCGGGTCGGTCACCGCGCTCGCACCGCTGCGGCCGTTCGACGATTTCTCGCGCGCGGGCGGTGCGACCGTCTACGCGGCGGTCAAGGCCGCTTTGTCGCGCTTCACCCAAGGGCTCGCGGCCGAACTCGAAGCCGACGGCATCGCGGTGAACCTGGTCGCGCCGAGCACCGCGATCCGCACGCCGGGCGCGGCCCGCTACATCCCCGAAGGCTATCCGACCGAGGACGTCGCGTATCTCGCGGAAACCGCGCTCGCGCTGTGCAGCCTGCCGGCACGCGAGCGCACCGGCCTCGTCACGCACAGCCTGCATTTCCCGCTGTCGCAGGGGCTCGCGGTGCGCTCGCTCGACGGCCGCACGCCGTTGCCGCCGCCCGCGATTCCCGCGTATGCGCATCCCCACATCGACCCGACAGGACACTGACATGACGCATTCGATTCGCTTCGACGGCGGCACCGCCGTGATTACCGGCGCGGCCAGCGGCATCGGTAGCGGGCTTGCGCGCCACGCGGCCGCGCTCGGCATGCGTGTCGTGCTGGCCGACCTCGACCCGGCAAAGCTCGACGCGTTCGCCGCGACGCTCGACACTGACGTGCTGTGCGTGCCGACCGACGTCAGCCGTCCGGAAGCCGTCGACGCGCTGGCCGACGCCGCATGGCAACGCTTCGGCGGCGTCGACCTGCTGTTCAACAACGCGGGGGTGATGGCGACCGGCTTCAGTTGGGAAATCACGCCGGAACGGTTCGAGCGCAGTTTCGCGATCAACGTGCATGGCGTACTGAACGGGATCCGCAGCTTCGTACCGCGGATGCTCGCACGCAACCTGCCGGCGCGCATCGTCAATACCGCGTCGGTCGGCGGGTTCCTGCCGAGCCCGCTGATGTCGCCGTACTCGGCGACGAAATTCGCGGTGGTCGCGCTGACCGAATCGCTGTACGGCGAGCTGAAAATGCTCGGTGCGCCGGTCGGCGTGTCGCTGCTTGCGCCGGGCCCCGTGCAGTCGGGCATTTTCAACGACCCGTTCGGCGCTGCGCACGACCGGCCCGAGGTGCAGGGCTTCGTCGATACGATGCGCGCAATGCTGAACGCGCACGGACTCACGCCCGACGCATTCGCTGCGCGGGTGTTCGACGGCATCCGCGACGGGCGCTACTGGCTGATTCCGCAGCCGGAGACGCTCGACGGCGCGCTGCAGCGGCGCACCGCGGACATCCTCGCCGCGCGCGATCCGTCGCTGCCGTCATTGTGACGCGGGCCGGCCGACCGACACGGCCGGCTCACGCCAGGTCACATATGCGTGCCGCCGTGCGTGCGGCCGCTCGGGTCGCCGCCGCGATCGGGCGGCGTATTGTTCTGATCGATCTTCGCGAGCACGAAGCCGGCAGGCGCATGGTGAGGAGCCTGCGCGACATGGTCGCGCGGCGGTGCGGCGGGAAAACCGGCTGACGTAACGCCCGGTTGAGCGAACGCCGAAAGGGATGCTGCCGCGAGGGCGGCGGCGACGATCGCGTGCGTGTTCATGGCGACTCCTTCTTCAC encodes:
- a CDS encoding VOC family protein, with amino-acid sequence MPVIGLNHYNLRADRSTLDTLRDFYVNVVGLELGFRPPFQSAGYWLYAGAQAILHLSEARPGEVRPAHVVNTFDHVAFSCANAADVERRLADAQVRYTRRYVPLTSQLQLFFTDPAGNGVELNCADADGDSGDGPGQH
- a CDS encoding Lrp/AsnC family transcriptional regulator, whose product is MDELDWKILALLQANGRVSYTELARQVHLSVPAVTERVKRLESAGVIDGYTARVNPAAAGYPVSALIGITVPQPAKAKFLKLLETIPEVVECHHVTGADSYVMRLVAVSMTHLERLIERINLYGETRTSIVMSTPLPARGLARPSVGIKGIRG
- a CDS encoding LysE family translocator; protein product: MLFIKSVMMGLSIAVPVGPIGMLCIQRSLSRGFQAGFATGIGAACADAIYGLLGALGVAGIVTAFPMLTVALKIGGGAFLVWLAWTIARQAPAGSAAPRDLPRTTVLRDFLTTFGLTLSNPMTILSFVGIFAALGPLAGTGEGAMGPTIALMVAGVFLGSATWWLCLSSATAALRTNMSLTFMHRLSRVSAVVIALFGAIQLIAGVRGVVWS
- a CDS encoding TonB-dependent receptor domain-containing protein, with amino-acid sequence MNLRHLLATSAATALLSPIAHAAGDPALTPSSQPADGTDLPTISVTDTRHLPESFDQRYATTQVLTRADLDRLSPSDPSITQALATLPGVTVSQTGGPGSSASVSIRGSSSSQVAVFVDGIRIGSPTTGIAPWANLPTDAFERVEVISGPAAASFGANAMGGVVQLFTRRAANQPNQTTVSFGGGSNKTFDTQLRTSGTVPSTGPLAALGGLTYALGLHDYNTAGIDATRPVLPYHEDGRNPYHAQDLDARLGYARDNWSISTFALYHRSDLSYDNAGFANRELDHQLTTGIAFHLDITPDTQFDQSFGYANDRQFLYASDPTIPTDQINSQRISTSTSLTHQEHGFHLFGLPLSGETKVAYDFTREQAFLPVDAPSGVPTRNDSAFSLHQSATLGSVTMFVAGRHEIIAGTAVNTGNAALAWAITPVYTARVSYGNAFRLPSFNDLYYPGYGNPNLNPERSDSVEAALDANTAYGTFSAAVYDTRVNNLIAYNPATFSPMNIGRAHIQGIDLSYKGTIGRYTPVSVAIGFLNPQDETNDSWLSRRPRQTVSVNVDHTWDEFQLHALSTGASLNYGGTTFDDPANTTYLPSYLTVNLRASYRVNAHLTVSATLSNLFDRQYMTAYGYNTLGRTAFGKVSYTF
- a CDS encoding helix-turn-helix domain-containing protein, which encodes MKQRALPARGRVLPGLGARLLDELTRSGAPPAQPPAPPAVAAATTTPGGFVALYRDAIERLEAQVARGNGHPPMRKQEVDLLCRCLLSCATLADAIRCAAEFCEMLMPRAGVLSLAVRDGRATFRMDSLRRTRSPAACLVDLTGLFCYLQLFGWLIGQPLRPDEVWLGHPCRDDAMPLLGLFNAPVAVGRKTYGFAFDAARLDARVIRQPGELDAFLVDFPFRLIDAAPAVVSWAQQVRGFLDAALAREQTLPTLAALAAWLGVSEATLRRRLAAEGSGYHALREQCLTDVARRCLHESDWPVARIAAHLGFGGEEAFRRAFLRWTGMAPSRFRRACSTADSAFRQTENGARMPESKQF
- a CDS encoding Dabb family protein, producing MRHDTAQVFVSASADAGAIERALRDAAHTLPGATRVALARNLDGCWGAGDYTLDVLRDERATDDETDFNMLARLPGVVRIDGAACRAIGGGLREPALRDGVWRTLMLRVRPAANEAQVRDLERELLRMPAFMPGIRNWRLSRIATPGAWTHVWQQEFARVDDLLGEYLLHPYHWGWVDRRFDAESPDWTVDAISHAFCPLASSLLADTAA
- a CDS encoding NADP-dependent oxidoreductase; this encodes MRALLIDRVGHSDALRLADVPAPKPGHGDVLIRVAYAGVNPADWKCREGYLGAFMQITFPFVIGFDAAGVVEAVGDGVEGFAPGMRVFAQTDVGAGRWGAYAEYVAVRHDSVVRLPDAVGFAEAAATPTPALAAWAGLFDDGGLRAGQTVLVHGGAGAVGTFAIQLAAQAGARVAATCSARNRATVESLGAAASIDYRAQDIAAAVRAWAPGGVDVVLDAVGGDTLPAALDLLAPGGTLVNVMTLAAGEAERLASTAAEAARRGLRTAMTYSRMPSGATLASIAERLGRRALRVPRFDSFPLEQAARALDLVQTGDAKTKFVLHVADIAG
- a CDS encoding SDR family NAD(P)-dependent oxidoreductase — translated: MTDTRTATLAGKCALVTGASRGIGRAIAQRLASEGATVVVTARSLTQSATTAGTLAETVALIEQAGGRAIALAADLSNPAERDALVARAAQAAGGLDILVNNAGVADYACVDAMPMAMFDTTIEHYLRIPFALTQAAIPLMRARGAGWIVNVGSVTALAPLRPFDDFSRAGGATVYAAVKAALSRFTQGLAAELEADGIAVNLVAPSTAIRTPGAARYIPEGYPTEDVAYLAETALALCSLPARERTGLVTHSLHFPLSQGLAVRSLDGRTPLPPPAIPAYAHPHIDPTGH
- a CDS encoding SDR family NAD(P)-dependent oxidoreductase, yielding MTHSIRFDGGTAVITGAASGIGSGLARHAAALGMRVVLADLDPAKLDAFAATLDTDVLCVPTDVSRPEAVDALADAAWQRFGGVDLLFNNAGVMATGFSWEITPERFERSFAINVHGVLNGIRSFVPRMLARNLPARIVNTASVGGFLPSPLMSPYSATKFAVVALTESLYGELKMLGAPVGVSLLAPGPVQSGIFNDPFGAAHDRPEVQGFVDTMRAMLNAHGLTPDAFAARVFDGIRDGRYWLIPQPETLDGALQRRTADILAARDPSLPSL